The following are encoded together in the Flavobacterium haoranii genome:
- the hemH gene encoding ferrochelatase has protein sequence MKKGVLLVNLGSPESTEVKDVKKYLDEFLMDERVIDVPYLLRVLLVKGIILNTRPKKSAKAYKRIWWDEGSPLIVLSKRLQNKVQDNVSVPVVLAMRYGNPSIEAGLKELHEKGVNEVLLIPMYPQFAMATTETILVLAEKIRQTKFPNMSFTILPAFYNQPDYIRDLSNSIQTELNNFDAEHLLFSYHGVPERHIKKSDVTKSHCKIDGSCCNTPSKAHEFCYRHQCYETTKQVAKFLNLKEGTYSTSFQSRLGKDPWLQPYTDATIDGFAKNGVKKLAVVTPAFVSDCLETLEEIGLEAAHSFKENGGEDFLTIPCLNDNDDWVKTLSRWIDQWAIQN, from the coding sequence GTGAAAAAAGGAGTTTTATTAGTAAATCTAGGTTCGCCTGAAAGTACTGAAGTTAAAGATGTTAAGAAATATTTAGATGAATTTTTAATGGATGAAAGGGTTATAGATGTTCCATATCTATTGAGAGTTCTACTTGTAAAAGGTATAATTTTAAATACTAGACCTAAAAAATCTGCAAAAGCTTACAAGAGAATTTGGTGGGATGAGGGTTCTCCATTAATTGTATTATCAAAAAGACTTCAAAATAAAGTACAAGATAATGTTTCTGTTCCAGTTGTTTTAGCTATGCGCTATGGTAATCCAAGTATTGAAGCAGGTTTAAAAGAACTGCATGAAAAAGGAGTAAATGAGGTTTTGTTAATTCCAATGTATCCTCAGTTTGCAATGGCAACTACAGAAACTATTTTAGTATTAGCAGAAAAAATTAGACAAACTAAATTTCCAAACATGAGTTTTACTATTTTACCTGCTTTTTACAATCAACCAGATTATATAAGAGATTTATCAAACTCAATTCAAACAGAGTTAAATAATTTTGATGCGGAACATTTATTGTTTTCTTATCATGGAGTACCAGAACGTCATATTAAAAAATCCGATGTTACAAAATCGCATTGTAAAATTGATGGTTCATGTTGTAATACACCTTCAAAAGCTCATGAATTTTGCTATAGACATCAGTGTTATGAAACAACAAAACAGGTTGCTAAATTTTTAAATCTCAAAGAAGGAACTTATAGTACATCTTTTCAATCTAGATTAGGTAAAGATCCTTGGTTACAGCCTTACACAGATGCTACTATTGATGGTTTTGCAAAAAATGGTGTAAAAAAACTAGCAGTTGTAACCCCAGCATTCGTTTCAGATTGTTTGGAAACATTAGAAGAAATTGGTTTAGAGGCAGCACATAGTTTTAAAGAAAATGGAGGAGAAGATTTTTTAACAATCCCATGTTTAAATGATAATGACGATTGGGTGAAAACATTAAGTAGATGGATTGACCAATGGGCAATCCAAAATTAA
- a CDS encoding helix-turn-helix domain-containing protein, which produces MGSFEEIKIENDFILYKCQNDSNESYRFNKTVNQGLIQFHFGIKGKGIFTFNQGSYTLDLLEEKSLLFYNPQKELPIDLELLPNSWCISVIISIKKLHSLFSSDTENIPFLSQDNIDKKYYKEDDINPSMAIVLNQLFHYNLSQSIKKLYYKGKGYELISLFFNKSEDPNAEQCPFLIDEENILKIRKAKEIIIANMAEPPTLVELSEKVGLNLKRLKEGFKQIYGDTVYGFLLDYKLDYARQLLDSGSYNVNEVGLKIGYSTGSHFIAAFKKKFGTTPKKYLQN; this is translated from the coding sequence ATGGGTTCTTTTGAAGAAATTAAAATAGAAAACGATTTTATATTATATAAATGTCAAAATGATTCAAATGAAAGCTACAGATTTAATAAAACTGTAAATCAAGGTCTTATACAATTTCATTTTGGTATAAAGGGTAAAGGCATTTTTACTTTTAATCAAGGAAGTTATACTTTAGATTTATTAGAAGAAAAATCGTTATTGTTTTATAATCCGCAAAAAGAGTTGCCAATAGATTTGGAATTGTTGCCAAATTCATGGTGTATTTCAGTAATTATTTCAATAAAAAAATTACACAGTTTATTTTCCAGTGATACTGAAAATATTCCTTTTTTAAGTCAAGATAATATCGATAAAAAATACTATAAAGAAGATGACATCAATCCTTCTATGGCAATAGTTTTAAATCAATTGTTTCATTATAATTTAAGCCAATCTATAAAGAAATTATATTATAAAGGTAAAGGATATGAATTAATCAGTTTATTTTTTAATAAATCTGAAGATCCAAATGCAGAGCAATGTCCTTTTTTAATTGACGAAGAAAATATTTTAAAAATTAGAAAAGCAAAAGAAATTATTATTGCGAATATGGCTGAACCACCAACTTTAGTAGAATTATCTGAAAAAGTAGGGTTAAATTTGAAAAGACTAAAAGAAGGTTTTAAACAAATTTATGGCGATACAGTTTATGGTTTCTTATTAGATTATAAGTTAGATTATGCTAGGCAGTTATTAGATAGCGGCTCTTACAATGTAAATGAAGTTGGTTTAAAAATTGGCTACAGTACTGGTAGTCATTTTATAGCTGCTTTCAAGAAAAAATTTGGTACCACGCCAAAAAAATATTTACAGAACTAG
- the hemA gene encoding glutamyl-tRNA reductase, which translates to MENTLHGKQLSFYVVGLSYKKADAEMRGKFSLDDASKNNVLHQAKDEGIESLFLISTCNRTEIYGFAQHPFQLIKLLCDNSQGTVEDFQNVAYIYKNKEAIQHLFKVGTGLDSQILGDFEIISQIKQGFVESKKLNLANAYLERLTNAVIQASKRVKNETELSSGATSVSFAAVQYIMNNVENIGNKNILLFGIGKIGRNTCENLVKHTKNEHIVLINRTKEKAEKIAGKFNVIVKDYTNLQEEIHKADVLIVATGAQNPTVDASVLNLKKSLLILDLSIPKNVNENVKSIEGVTLLHMDHLSQITDDTLEKRKQYIPQAEEIIEEIIEEFSSWSKARKFAPTIHSLKEKLASIKQAELNYQRKKLENFNEEQAEIISNRIIQKITTHFANHLKQENTSVDESIEWIEKVFQLND; encoded by the coding sequence ATGGAGAATACTTTACACGGCAAACAACTATCTTTTTATGTTGTTGGCCTTAGTTATAAAAAAGCAGACGCTGAAATGCGCGGTAAATTTAGTCTAGATGATGCATCTAAAAATAATGTATTACACCAAGCTAAAGATGAAGGTATAGAAAGTTTATTCTTAATCTCTACTTGTAATAGGACTGAAATTTACGGTTTTGCACAGCATCCCTTTCAACTAATAAAATTACTTTGCGATAATAGTCAAGGTACTGTTGAAGACTTTCAAAATGTAGCTTACATATATAAAAACAAAGAAGCTATTCAACATCTATTTAAAGTCGGAACTGGTTTAGATAGTCAAATTTTAGGTGATTTCGAGATTATCTCTCAAATCAAACAAGGTTTCGTCGAAAGTAAAAAATTGAACTTAGCGAATGCATATTTAGAACGTTTAACAAATGCTGTTATTCAAGCTAGTAAACGCGTTAAGAACGAAACCGAATTAAGCTCTGGCGCAACTTCAGTATCTTTTGCAGCGGTTCAATATATTATGAACAATGTTGAGAACATTGGCAATAAAAACATTTTACTTTTTGGTATTGGAAAAATAGGTAGAAATACTTGTGAGAATTTGGTAAAACATACCAAAAACGAACATATCGTATTAATAAATCGTACTAAAGAAAAAGCTGAAAAAATTGCTGGAAAGTTTAATGTAATCGTAAAGGATTACACAAACTTACAAGAAGAAATACATAAAGCCGATGTGCTTATTGTTGCTACGGGTGCTCAAAATCCAACTGTAGATGCATCTGTTTTAAATTTAAAAAAATCATTATTAATTTTAGATTTATCGATTCCTAAAAATGTAAATGAAAATGTAAAATCTATTGAAGGTGTTACATTGTTACATATGGATCATTTATCTCAAATTACAGATGATACATTAGAAAAAAGAAAACAATATATTCCGCAAGCAGAAGAAATAATTGAAGAAATAATTGAAGAATTTTCATCGTGGTCAAAAGCGAGAAAATTTGCTCCAACAATACATTCTTTAAAAGAAAAATTAGCTTCTATAAAACAAGCTGAATTAAATTATCAAAGAAAAAAACTCGAAAACTTTAACGAGGAACAAGCTGAAATTATTAGTAACCGAATTATCCAAAAAATTACTACTCATTTTGCAAATCATTTAAAGCAAGAAAACACTTCTGTAGATGAAAGTATTGAATGGATTGAGAAAGTATTTCAGTTAAACGACTAA
- the hemC gene encoding hydroxymethylbilane synthase: MLKTIRIGTRDSELALWQATTVEKKLNDLGYKTEIIAVKSTGDLILDKPLYELGITGIFTKTLDIAMIKGEIDIAVHSMKDVPTLLPKGIKQTAVLERANVFDILVHKGNVDFLNTEGTIATGSLRRKAQWLHKFPNHIVEDLRGNVNTRLQKLKDNNWNGAVFAAAGLERINLKPDTFINLDWMIPAPAQGAMLVVTMEGDAFCDEAISKLNHYETEVCTTIERHFLRTLEGGCTAPIGALAQIVNNEIQFEGVLFSLDGKQNYHIKKSCTFDTYKSFGEKCANEILNNGGAQLMEEIRKTLKVK, translated from the coding sequence ATTTTGAAAACTATACGAATAGGTACTCGCGATAGCGAACTAGCACTTTGGCAAGCAACAACCGTTGAGAAAAAATTAAACGATTTAGGCTATAAAACTGAAATAATTGCAGTAAAATCAACAGGCGATTTAATTTTAGACAAACCTTTATATGAATTAGGAATCACTGGCATTTTTACTAAAACATTAGATATTGCCATGATTAAAGGAGAAATCGACATTGCGGTTCATTCCATGAAAGATGTCCCTACACTACTTCCAAAAGGAATAAAACAAACAGCAGTTTTAGAACGAGCAAATGTCTTTGATATTTTAGTTCATAAAGGAAATGTAGATTTTTTAAACACCGAAGGAACTATAGCAACTGGAAGTTTAAGAAGAAAAGCGCAGTGGTTACACAAATTTCCAAATCATATAGTTGAAGATTTAAGAGGAAATGTGAATACTCGACTTCAAAAATTAAAAGATAACAATTGGAACGGAGCTGTTTTTGCAGCGGCTGGTTTAGAAAGAATCAATTTAAAACCCGATACTTTTATTAATTTAGATTGGATGATTCCTGCTCCAGCACAAGGAGCTATGCTAGTTGTTACCATGGAAGGAGATGCTTTTTGTGATGAAGCAATTTCAAAACTTAATCATTACGAAACTGAAGTTTGTACAACTATAGAACGTCATTTTTTAAGAACTTTGGAAGGTGGTTGTACGGCGCCAATTGGTGCTTTGGCACAAATAGTTAACAACGAAATTCAATTTGAAGGTGTATTGTTTTCATTAGACGGAAAACAAAATTATCATATCAAAAAAAGTTGTACTTTTGATACTTATAAATCTTTTGGTGAAAAATGCGCAAATGAAATATTGAATAATGGAGGCGCGCAACTAATGGAGGAAATTCGCAAAACACTAAAGGTGAAGTAA
- a CDS encoding TrkH family potassium uptake protein: MERESLLNYIIRFFDLIVLLFIVFDFGYDFQENFNTPHVIGLVFLTLGLLGFNTFKFFKYKYKSNRKVAFVNMVILTSLLFVSGIIAVLNSDFSGDYILQKAKPILEGGLIFYFLLRLLVLVRHIYDIYFNPAIVFVGSFIILALTGAFLLMLPSATAHGISFTNALFTATSAVCVTGLAVVDTANDFTFVGQSIILVMIQLGGIGILTFTSFFAFFFRGSSSFKEGLNTRDFIAHEGLKDVFRAALNVVIFTLSVEIVGAIFIYTSILDVDAIDNKIYFSIFHSISAFCNAGFSILSSGLYDESIRFHYYFQWIIMTLIIFGGLGHNIVFNFYQYIKTYFTEFCDSKLIHKDIRIITLNTKIVIYTTLILLIGGWIFLYISEYNDTLMMHKTVFGKLTTAAFNSVTPRTAGFNVIDFTQMTLPSLLFIIFLMWIGASPASTGGGIKTSTFAIATLNIIMIARGKSRIQLLGRRITAESTLRAFAILCISLIVIGVAIMALLIFEPKGTPLITVAFECFSAYSTVGLSLNFTPTLTEPSKYVLIAVMFIGRIGMLNLMIGLLRQMNHQFYEYPKENILIN, translated from the coding sequence ATGGAAAGAGAATCCTTACTCAATTATATTATTCGGTTTTTTGACTTAATCGTTTTACTATTTATAGTTTTTGATTTTGGTTACGATTTTCAAGAAAACTTCAACACACCACATGTAATAGGATTAGTGTTTTTAACATTAGGCCTTCTTGGTTTCAATACTTTTAAATTCTTTAAATACAAATATAAAAGCAACCGAAAAGTAGCTTTTGTAAACATGGTTATTTTAACCTCTTTACTTTTTGTCTCTGGTATTATTGCTGTTTTAAATAGTGATTTTAGTGGTGATTATATACTTCAAAAAGCAAAGCCAATTCTAGAAGGCGGACTTATTTTCTATTTTTTATTACGCCTTTTGGTATTAGTTCGTCATATTTATGATATTTACTTTAATCCCGCAATTGTATTTGTAGGAAGTTTTATAATTCTAGCCTTAACAGGAGCATTTTTATTAATGCTACCTAGTGCAACAGCTCACGGAATCTCTTTTACAAATGCTTTGTTTACAGCAACAAGTGCAGTTTGTGTAACCGGATTAGCTGTGGTGGACACTGCAAATGATTTTACATTCGTAGGTCAATCTATCATTTTAGTAATGATACAATTAGGAGGAATTGGAATTTTAACCTTTACCTCTTTCTTCGCCTTTTTCTTTAGAGGTAGTTCAAGTTTTAAAGAAGGTTTAAATACTCGCGACTTTATTGCTCATGAAGGTTTAAAAGATGTTTTTAGAGCTGCATTAAATGTTGTGATTTTTACATTAAGTGTCGAAATTGTTGGAGCTATTTTTATTTACACTTCTATACTTGATGTAGATGCAATAGATAACAAAATTTATTTTTCAATTTTCCATTCTATCTCCGCGTTTTGTAATGCTGGTTTCTCTATTCTTTCTTCTGGCTTATATGATGAAAGTATTAGATTCCATTATTATTTCCAATGGATTATTATGACCTTAATTATTTTTGGTGGTTTAGGTCACAACATTGTATTTAATTTCTATCAATACATAAAAACATATTTCACAGAATTTTGCGACAGTAAACTTATTCATAAAGACATTAGAATTATTACGCTTAATACTAAAATTGTAATTTATACAACATTAATCTTATTAATTGGCGGTTGGATCTTTTTATACATATCAGAATACAACGATACCTTAATGATGCATAAAACAGTTTTTGGTAAACTTACAACAGCTGCTTTTAATTCGGTAACACCAAGAACTGCAGGGTTTAATGTAATCGATTTTACTCAAATGACATTGCCATCATTATTATTCATAATATTTTTAATGTGGATTGGTGCTTCGCCTGCGTCAACTGGTGGTGGTATTAAAACAAGTACCTTTGCAATTGCAACGCTAAATATTATTATGATTGCAAGAGGAAAAAGTAGAATTCAATTACTAGGTAGAAGAATTACTGCCGAATCTACTTTACGTGCATTTGCAATTTTATGTATTTCATTAATTGTTATAGGTGTTGCTATTATGGCGCTTCTTATTTTTGAACCAAAAGGAACGCCATTAATCACAGTAGCTTTCGAATGTTTTTCTGCATACAGTACCGTTGGTTTAAGTCTAAATTTCACACCAACATTAACTGAACCTAGTAAATATGTTCTTATTGCAGTTATGTTTATTGGAAGAATTGGTATGCTCAACTTAATGATTGGTTTATTACGTCAAATGAACCATCAGTTTTATGAGTATCCAAAAGAAAATATATTGATTAACTAA
- a CDS encoding potassium channel family protein, translated as MKIIVFGLGNFGMSLSLSLTETGNEVIGIDKNMEKVNLVKDKISHAICMDSTNELAYEAVPLKDADKVVVAIGENEGAAIITTAIIKKLSDVKIISRALSPIHDTVLEAMGIQSIIHPEQESADRLTKQINFKSTLENYQLDDNFTISEVLAKPEFFGKNLQELDSIDKYHLTLITIIRKREKRNLIGKKTIKKESIGRPMPDTIIEQGDILVVYGNNKNIEFYCQDQEEHEIRK; from the coding sequence ATGAAAATCATTGTTTTTGGATTGGGAAATTTCGGAATGTCGCTTTCATTAAGTTTGACAGAAACCGGAAATGAGGTGATTGGAATTGACAAAAACATGGAAAAAGTAAATCTGGTTAAAGATAAAATTTCCCATGCTATTTGTATGGATTCAACAAATGAATTGGCCTATGAAGCGGTTCCTTTAAAAGATGCCGACAAAGTAGTTGTTGCTATTGGTGAAAACGAAGGTGCTGCTATTATTACAACAGCTATCATTAAAAAGTTAAGCGATGTAAAAATTATTAGCCGTGCCTTATCTCCTATTCACGATACAGTACTAGAAGCAATGGGGATTCAGAGTATAATTCACCCTGAACAAGAATCAGCAGATCGTTTAACTAAACAAATAAATTTTAAATCGACACTAGAAAATTATCAGTTAGACGACAATTTTACGATTTCGGAAGTATTGGCAAAACCAGAGTTTTTTGGTAAAAATTTACAAGAATTAGATTCTATAGATAAATATCATTTAACCTTAATTACCATTATTCGCAAACGCGAAAAACGTAATTTAATTGGTAAAAAAACAATTAAAAAAGAAAGTATTGGACGACCAATGCCAGATACAATAATCGAACAAGGTGATATTTTGGTTGTATATGGAAACAATAAAAATATTGAGTTCTATTGCCAAGATCAAGAAGAACATGAAATAAGAAAATAA
- a CDS encoding uroporphyrinogen-III synthase yields the protein MKTILSTKKLTEKLKVKLENKGFLVVEKKFIKTKTIKFSIENLNENLIFTSKNAVKSILTLKKEISNKKVFCVGSKTKKLLEKNGFEVIASAENAKDLAEKISQDFSSLHFTFFVVPLEKQRYRKY from the coding sequence ATGAAAACCATTCTTTCCACTAAAAAACTTACAGAAAAACTCAAGGTTAAACTTGAAAACAAAGGTTTTTTGGTAGTCGAAAAGAAATTCATTAAAACAAAAACTATAAAGTTTTCCATAGAAAACCTCAACGAAAATTTAATTTTTACGAGTAAAAATGCAGTTAAAAGCATACTTACTCTTAAGAAAGAAATTAGCAACAAGAAGGTTTTTTGTGTAGGAAGCAAAACCAAAAAGTTATTAGAGAAAAATGGTTTTGAGGTAATTGCTTCTGCTGAAAATGCTAAAGACTTAGCCGAAAAAATAAGTCAAGATTTTTCTTCTTTACATTTTACTTTTTTTGTGGTACCATTAGAAAAGCAACGTTACCGCAAATACTAA
- a CDS encoding uroporphyrinogen-III synthase, protein MELNEIVVYKTVLKPHKIETKIDGILFFSPSAIESFLQENELNETICFCIGNTTAESLKNKTDKIIVSKKATIEALIKKCIKYYKE, encoded by the coding sequence ATAGAACTAAATGAAATTGTAGTTTACAAAACGGTTTTAAAACCACATAAAATAGAAACTAAAATAGATGGTATATTATTTTTTAGTCCTTCTGCCATAGAAAGTTTTTTACAAGAAAACGAACTAAACGAAACCATTTGCTTTTGCATAGGAAACACAACAGCAGAAAGCTTAAAAAATAAAACAGACAAAATTATCGTCTCAAAAAAGGCTACGATTGAAGCCTTAATTAAAAAATGTATAAAATATTATAAAGAGTAA
- the hemE gene encoding uroporphyrinogen decarboxylase: MIQNDLFLKALNNETVERPPVWMMRQAGRYLPEFRALREKYDFFTRCKTPELASEITVQPIRIVKPDAAILFSDILVVPQAMGIDVELEDGIGPIIPNPIRSLKDIEQVRIPDINESLGYVMDAIDMTKEMLNNEVPLIGFAGSPWTIFCYAVEGKGSKSYDKAKGFCFSEPVAAHLLLQKITDTTIAYLKEKVKHGVNAVQIFDSWGGMLSPTDYQEFSWQYINQIVEALAPETKVIVFGKGCWFALNDMAKSKASALGVDWTCSPKNARYLTGGKITLQGNFDPSRLLSPIPTIKKMVHEMIDEFGKDNYIVNLGHGILPNIPVDHAKAFVEAVKEYGK, translated from the coding sequence ATGATACAAAACGATTTATTTTTAAAAGCCTTAAATAATGAAACTGTTGAACGTCCACCAGTTTGGATGATGCGTCAAGCAGGTAGATATTTGCCAGAATTTAGAGCATTACGCGAAAAATATGATTTCTTTACACGTTGTAAAACTCCCGAATTAGCTTCGGAAATTACAGTACAACCTATTCGTATTGTAAAGCCCGATGCAGCTATTTTATTTTCAGATATTTTAGTAGTTCCTCAAGCAATGGGAATTGATGTAGAATTAGAAGATGGAATTGGACCAATTATCCCAAACCCAATTCGTTCATTAAAAGATATAGAGCAAGTGCGCATTCCAGATATCAATGAAAGTTTAGGTTATGTAATGGATGCTATCGACATGACAAAAGAAATGTTGAACAACGAAGTGCCTTTAATTGGTTTCGCAGGTTCGCCTTGGACAATCTTTTGTTATGCTGTGGAAGGAAAAGGTTCTAAAAGCTACGATAAGGCCAAAGGGTTCTGCTTTTCAGAACCGGTTGCAGCACACTTATTATTGCAAAAAATAACCGATACAACAATTGCCTATTTAAAAGAAAAAGTGAAACACGGCGTAAATGCGGTTCAAATTTTTGATTCTTGGGGCGGAATGTTATCACCAACAGACTATCAAGAATTTTCTTGGCAATATATTAACCAAATTGTAGAAGCATTAGCGCCAGAAACGAAAGTAATTGTTTTCGGAAAAGGATGTTGGTTTGCCTTAAACGACATGGCAAAATCAAAAGCTTCTGCATTAGGTGTAGATTGGACGTGTTCGCCTAAAAATGCACGTTATTTAACAGGTGGAAAAATCACGTTACAAGGTAATTTCGATCCAAGTCGTTTGTTATCTCCAATTCCAACCATCAAGAAAATGGTTCATGAAATGATTGACGAATTCGGAAAAGACAATTACATCGTAAACCTTGGTCACGGAATTTTACCAAACATTCCTGTAGATCATGCTAAGGCATTTGTTGAAGCGGTTAAAGAATATGGAAAGTAG
- the hemF gene encoding oxygen-dependent coproporphyrinogen oxidase, with translation MKNKFYAYIQQLQDQICKGLEDIDGKAKFQEDLWERPEGGGGRTRVIENGDVFEKGGVNISAVHGKLPDTMQKMFGVGEADFFACGLSLVIHPKSPMVPTVHANWRYFEMYDENGNVINQWFGGGQDLTPYYLFEEDAKHFHQTCKTACDYHNPEFYPLYKKKCDEYFWNTHRNEARGIGGLFFDYLKESEDMKMEDWYNFVTEVGNSFLEAYLPIVERRKDLSYSEANRTWQEIRRGRYVEFNLVHDKGTLFGLKTNGRIESILMSLPPHVQWVYNHHPETGSEEEKLLKILKEPIDWI, from the coding sequence ATGAAAAATAAATTTTACGCCTACATACAACAATTACAAGATCAAATCTGTAAAGGATTAGAAGATATTGATGGCAAAGCCAAATTTCAGGAAGATCTTTGGGAACGACCAGAAGGCGGTGGCGGAAGAACACGTGTTATTGAAAACGGAGACGTTTTTGAAAAAGGCGGTGTAAATATTTCGGCAGTTCATGGTAAATTGCCTGATACCATGCAAAAAATGTTCGGTGTAGGAGAAGCCGATTTTTTTGCTTGCGGACTGAGTTTGGTGATTCATCCTAAAAGTCCGATGGTGCCAACAGTTCATGCTAATTGGCGTTACTTTGAAATGTATGACGAAAATGGTAATGTCATCAACCAGTGGTTTGGCGGTGGGCAAGATTTAACGCCTTATTATTTGTTTGAAGAAGATGCCAAACATTTTCACCAAACATGTAAAACCGCTTGTGATTATCACAACCCAGAATTTTATCCTTTGTATAAAAAGAAATGTGACGAATATTTCTGGAACACACACAGAAATGAAGCACGCGGAATTGGCGGATTATTCTTTGATTATTTAAAGGAAAGCGAAGACATGAAAATGGAAGATTGGTACAACTTTGTGACTGAAGTTGGGAATAGTTTTCTTGAAGCCTATTTGCCAATAGTTGAACGAAGAAAAGATTTATCCTATTCGGAAGCCAACAGAACTTGGCAAGAAATACGTCGTGGTCGTTATGTAGAATTCAATTTGGTGCATGATAAAGGAACCTTATTTGGTTTAAAGACCAACGGAAGAATAGAAAGTATTTTGATGAGTTTGCCTCCACATGTGCAATGGGTGTATAATCATCATCCCGAAACTGGAAGTGAAGAAGAAAAATTATTAAAAATTTTAAAAGAACCTATTGATTGGATATAA
- the hemB gene encoding porphobilinogen synthase produces MFPLQRGRRLRINESIRSIVRETSLSPADFMFPMFVMEGKNSKVEIPSMPGIFRRTLDLTVEEVKELYALGIRAVNIYVKVSDDLKDNTGKEAWNDNGLMQRAIRAIKAACPEMIVMPDVALDPYSIYGHDGIIEKGDVANDATNDALVKMAVSHAQAGADFVAPSDMMDGRVLRLRQGLDAAGFHNVGIMSYSAKYASAFYGPFRDALDSAPKDADVEVPKDKKTYQMDYANRIEAVKEALWDVEEGADMVMVKPGIAYLDIVREVKNAVDVPVTVFHVSGEYAMIKAASERGWLDHDKIMMEQLMCIKRAGASLISTYFAKEAAILLNQK; encoded by the coding sequence ATGTTTCCATTACAAAGAGGCAGAAGATTAAGAATAAACGAAAGTATTCGTTCCATAGTTAGAGAAACCAGTTTAAGTCCAGCCGACTTTATGTTTCCTATGTTCGTTATGGAAGGCAAAAACAGTAAAGTAGAAATACCATCAATGCCAGGTATTTTTCGTCGTACACTAGATTTAACAGTTGAAGAAGTTAAAGAATTATATGCTTTAGGAATTAGAGCTGTTAATATTTATGTAAAAGTTAGCGATGATTTAAAAGACAATACTGGAAAAGAAGCTTGGAACGACAATGGTTTGATGCAAAGAGCCATTCGTGCCATCAAAGCGGCTTGTCCAGAAATGATTGTAATGCCAGATGTGGCTTTAGACCCTTATTCGATTTATGGCCATGATGGAATTATTGAAAAAGGCGATGTAGCAAATGATGCCACCAATGATGCTTTAGTAAAAATGGCGGTTTCACATGCACAAGCTGGTGCCGATTTTGTTGCGCCAAGTGACATGATGGATGGTCGTGTGTTGCGTTTACGTCAAGGTTTAGATGCTGCTGGATTTCATAATGTTGGCATTATGAGTTATTCAGCTAAATATGCTTCGGCATTTTATGGTCCGTTTCGTGATGCTTTGGATTCGGCTCCAAAAGATGCTGATGTAGAAGTACCAAAAGACAAAAAAACGTATCAAATGGATTACGCCAACAGAATTGAAGCAGTAAAAGAAGCACTTTGGGATGTGGAAGAAGGCGCCGATATGGTCATGGTAAAACCGGGAATTGCTTATTTGGATATCGTTCGTGAAGTAAAAAATGCAGTAGATGTTCCAGTAACGGTTTTCCATGTTTCGGGAGAATATGCTATGATTAAAGCGGCTTCAGAAAGAGGTTGGTTAGATCACGATAAAATTATGATGGAACAATTAATGTGTATCAAACGTGCTGGTGCTAGTTTAATTTCTACCTATTTTGCAAAAGAAGCTGCAATACTTCTGAACCAAAAATAA